The genomic window GCGTCCAGCACGTCCAGAGGGGGCGCGGCACGGAATTTCAGCATCTCCTTGGCAAAGCGCAGGATCGGATACATCGGCGACCTCTTTCCCCCGGCGGTAGTCGATGGCGCTAGCCGCAGCCAGCCAGCGCGTCAACCGGAACGCTGCGGCGCCACGGCACCGCTTGCAGAAGCGGGCTGGCTGGCTTACCTGTCGGCTGATGGCCGAAAGGGGACCGAATGGGCACGCTGCACCAAGCCTTGATGCTGATACTGGACGTGGTCTGGTTCGTGATGATCGCCCATATCATCATGTCCTGGCTGATCAACTTTCAGGTGCTGAACCTGCGCCAGCCGCTGGTTTATCAGCTGTGGACCGGGCTGAACCGCCTGCTCGAGCCGATCTATGCCCCGGTGCGCCGCATCCTGCCCGATACCGGCGGGCTGGATCTGGCGCCCCTGGTGGTGTTCATCGCCCTGATCATCGCCCAGCGCGCGCTGGCCAATAACGCCGGCTTTTTCTACGGCTTCTGATGTCGGCGGCCTCGCTGCTGCGGCAGGTCTTCGGCTTTGACGGCTTTCGCCCCGGCCAGCAGGAAATCGTCGAGGCGGTCGCCGGGGGGCGCGAGGTGCTGGCGATCATGCCCACCGGGGGCGGAAAATCGCTGTGCTATCAGCTGCCGGCACTGATGCGCGACGGGTTGACGGTGGTGATCTCGCCGCTGATCGCGCTGATGCGCGACCAGGTGCGGGCGCTGACCGAGGCGGGTGTCGCAGCCGCCGCCCTGACCAGCGGCAATAGCGACGAGGAAAACGCCGAGGTGCTGCGGGCGCTGGCGGCGCGCGAACTGCGGCTGCTATACATCGCGCCGGAGCGGCTGGCCTCGGGCGCGACGGTGCCGATGCTGCGCCGCGCCGGTGTGCTGGCCATCGCCGTGGATGAGGCGCATTGCGTCAGCCAGTGGGGCCATGATTTTCGCCCCGATTATCTGCGCGTCGGCGCATTGCGCCAGGCATTGGGCGTGCCGTTGGCGGCATTCACCGCCACCGCGGATGCCGAAACCCGCGAAGAAATCGTGGCGCGGCTGTTTCAGGGCCAGGCGCCGCTGACCTTCCTGCGCGGCTTTGACCGGCCGAACATCCACCTGGCCTTTCAGCCCAAGGACGGGCCGCGCCGGCAGATCCTGGATTTCGCCGTCGCCCGGCGCGGACAGTCGGGCATCGTCTATTGCGCCACCCGCGCCAAGACCGAGGCGCTGGCCCAGGCGCTGGGCCAGGCCGGGCTGGCCGCCGTCGCCTATCACGGCGGCATGGAACCCGACCAGCGCCGCGCCGTCGAGATGCGCTTTCAGCGCGAGGACGGTCTGGCCGTGGTGGCCACGGTGGCCTTCGGCATGGGCATCGACAAGCCCGACATCCGCTGGGTCGCCCATGCCGACCTGCCGAAATCGATCGAGGCCTATTACCAGGAAATCGGCCGCGGCGGCCGTGATGGCGCCCCGGCGGAAACCCTGACGCTGTTCGGGGCCGACGACATCCGGCTGCGCCGCGCCCAGATCGACGAAAGCCTGGCGCCGCCGGAACGCAAGGCGGCCGATCACGCGCGGTTGAACGCGCTGCTTGGGCTGGCCGAGGCGACCGGCTGCCGGCGCAATGTCCTGCTGCGCTATTTCGGCGAAACGCCGGCCGCGCCCTGCGGCAATTGCGATCTGTGCGACAATCCCCCCGACTGCTTCGACGGCACCGAGGCGGCGCAGAAGGTGCTGTCGGCCGTGCTGCGCACCGGCCAGAGCTTTGGCGCCGGCCATATCATCGATGTGCTGACCGGCACCACGACCGAACGCATCCGCCAGCGCGGCCATGACCGGCTGCCGACCTTTGGGGTGGGGGCCGATCTGGGCAAGGCCGCATGGCAGGCGATCATCCGCCAGATGCTGGGCCGCGACCTGATCCGGCCCGACCCCGAACGCCATGGCGGCCTGGCGATCACCCAGGCCGCCCATGCCGTGCTGCGCGGTGAAGAACGCGTCACCCTGCGCCGCGATCTGGTCCAGCGCCCGCGCGCCGCCAATGTCATCCGCACCCAGGTCGAGGAAGAGGACGCGCCGCTCTTGTCGGCGCTGAAGGCCAAGCGCCGCGCCCTGGCCGAGGCGGCGGCGGTGCCGGCCTATGTGATCTTTCCCGATCGCACGCTGATCGAGATGGCGCAGACCCGCCCTCGCACCCTGGACGAGATGGCCGCGATCGACGGCGTCGGCGCCCGCAAGCTGGAACGCTATGGCAGCGCGTTCCTTGAGGTGATTGCCGGCGAGGCGGTGTCCCTGCATCCCGCGCGCCGGGCGCTGGCCGGCCGGCCCGCCGGGGCCTTGTTCGACCGCCTGGCGCAAGCCCAGGCGCAATTGACCCGCGGGGTGGACGGCACCGAAAAGCCGCTGTCGGTCGGCAAGCCGCTGTTGCGCCGGCTGGCCGAGGACCGGCCGCGGGATCTGTCGCGCTATCTGGACGCGCCGCGGCTGGAACGGTTCGGCCCCGCCTTCGCCCGCATCCTGGCCGAGGCCGACTAGCACCCCGGCCGTCGGCCAGGCGGGGCCCGGCCTATTCGTCGGCGGCGGCGCGGGCCCGATCCTCGGTCCCCGGCATCGGATCGCCCGAGGGCGGACGCACGCCAAAGATCGCGCAATACAGTGCCGGCACGAAGATCAGCGTGACCAGCGTGCCGGCGATGATGCCACCCATCATCGCATAGGCCATCGGCCCCCAGAACACCTGCCGCGAAATCGGGATCAGCGCCAGGCTGGCCGCCGCCGCGGTCAGCAGGATCGGCCGGGCACGGCTGTCGGATGCCTCGAACACGGCGTTCCAGCGGCTGTGCCCCTTGGCGATCAGGACCTGAATCTCGTGCACCAGGATGACCGAGTTGCGAATCAGGATGCCGATCAGCGCCAGAATTCCCAGGATGGCCACAAAGCCCATGGGCACGCCAAAGGGCAAAAGCGCCGCCACCACCCCGATCAACCCCAGCGGCGCGGCGGCAAAGACGATCAGCGACAGACGGAAGCTTTGCATCTGCATCATCACCAGCAGTGCCATGATCAGCAACATCACCGGCACCACCGCCGCGATCGGCTGCTGGCTTTCGGCCGAGGTCTCGACGGTGCCGCCCACGACCACCCTCACCTCGGGCGGCAGGCCTGCCTGAAAATCGGCAACCCGTTCGGCCAGCGCCGCGACCAGGGTCGCGGGCTGATCCTTGCTGGCAATCGCGGCCTTGACGGTCACGGTGGGAATGCCGTCACGCTGCAGGATCAGCGGCTGTTCCGTGGCATATTCCAATGTCCCCAGCGCCGCCAGCGGGATGGGCGAACCGCTGGGGGTAGCCAGTTGCAGGTTCTGGATCGATTCCAGCGATTCGCGACTGGCGTCCGAGCCGCGCGCCAGCACGTTGATCAGGAAGATCCCGTCGCGCAGCTGGGTGATGGGGCGGCCGTTGAATGTGCCCGACAGGGCGCCGGCGATATCTTCATGCGTCAGACCGACGCGGCGCAGCTGGTCCTGATTCAGTTGCAACCGGACCACCCGCGCCGGCTCGTTCCAGTCCAGCGATATGTCCTTCAGCCGTGGCTCGGTCGCCAGCACCGCCGCCAGATCGCGCGCGACATCGCGCGCCAGATCGGGGTCGGGCGATGAGACGCGGTATTGAACCGGTTTGCCGACAGGCGGGCCGATTTCCAGATTCTTGACGTAAAGGTCGGTTCCGATCAGCTCGCGCTGGCCGAAGTCGACCAGCTTCGCCTTCAGCCGGTCGCGGGCGGCCAGATCGGGCGTCTGGATCACGATCTGGCCCATGTAGGGGCCGGGCGTGGGCACATCCATCGACAGCACGAAGCGCGGCGCGCCGCGGCCGACATAGG from Paracoccus sp. SMMA_5_TC includes these protein-coding regions:
- a CDS encoding YggT family protein; translation: MGTLHQALMLILDVVWFVMIAHIIMSWLINFQVLNLRQPLVYQLWTGLNRLLEPIYAPVRRILPDTGGLDLAPLVVFIALIIAQRALANNAGFFYGF
- the recQ gene encoding DNA helicase RecQ, which produces MSAASLLRQVFGFDGFRPGQQEIVEAVAGGREVLAIMPTGGGKSLCYQLPALMRDGLTVVISPLIALMRDQVRALTEAGVAAAALTSGNSDEENAEVLRALAARELRLLYIAPERLASGATVPMLRRAGVLAIAVDEAHCVSQWGHDFRPDYLRVGALRQALGVPLAAFTATADAETREEIVARLFQGQAPLTFLRGFDRPNIHLAFQPKDGPRRQILDFAVARRGQSGIVYCATRAKTEALAQALGQAGLAAVAYHGGMEPDQRRAVEMRFQREDGLAVVATVAFGMGIDKPDIRWVAHADLPKSIEAYYQEIGRGGRDGAPAETLTLFGADDIRLRRAQIDESLAPPERKAADHARLNALLGLAEATGCRRNVLLRYFGETPAAPCGNCDLCDNPPDCFDGTEAAQKVLSAVLRTGQSFGAGHIIDVLTGTTTERIRQRGHDRLPTFGVGADLGKAAWQAIIRQMLGRDLIRPDPERHGGLAITQAAHAVLRGEERVTLRRDLVQRPRAANVIRTQVEEEDAPLLSALKAKRRALAEAAAVPAYVIFPDRTLIEMAQTRPRTLDEMAAIDGVGARKLERYGSAFLEVIAGEAVSLHPARRALAGRPAGALFDRLAQAQAQLTRGVDGTEKPLSVGKPLLRRLAEDRPRDLSRYLDAPRLERFGPAFARILAEAD